Proteins encoded in a region of the Stieleria neptunia genome:
- a CDS encoding response regulator yields the protein MRLNLQTKLTIFVAVVAFLTATLANLTSFHFAKSGLTEQIHRRLQTAAHDRQQRVLAYVNQQKERALLVASRTRLRRYLAERIDGTVDEARFRQGVERILTDAQSSTPEFLAISITDPQGQVITTTDSSFLEINYSDHPDYAQGRIDAHLGTPFRDDDGRYVAWLTAPAETNDDEFLGVVMVLLDVDRLTQILHDSTGLGDSGEVLIASRQGDRLHYLIPSAKPHDDTSASLETEAMNRAIANDSGQDIGRYAGTDVLIAWRPIALQAPEFRKWGMVVKMDCEEAFAPIGKLRNMQWFLEAALVLLSVLGAFVLARRFTSPISRLAKTADMIAGGDRYARVAVHSDDELGRLGTSFNRMTDELVRAQVTLEDRVEERTRELAESNQYLRKAREEADQANRAKSEFLANMSHEIRTPMNGIIGMSDLLEGTPLSAEQREYLGMVRGSADSLLRLLNDILDFSKIEAGKLELESIAFDLRDTVERTARSLGHHAADKGLELACRIDPDAPQVVVGDPGRIRQIIVNLVGNAMKFTEAGEVVVAVELEDRNETNAQLHFSVRDTGIGIPEEKLDSVFESFSQVDASTTRQYGGTGLGLSISGQLVSMMGGRIWVESELGQGTTFHFNLNLEIGQPLEPSPPAALEDLAGLPVLVVDDNGTNRLIFNEMLQSWGLAPTCVADGQTALEELERAAASDSPYQLVLLDCVMPNMDGYDVATKMLENDQLRHTKTIIISSATSEDKQRCRDLGVASYVTKPVVQSEFLDTILNAMVSSDAIVGISDTSQVKKSDVALRVLMVEDGYVNQRVATGLLERMGHQVQVASDGKLGVEAWRKGHFDVILMDWQMPVMDGQEATERIRTEEASTGNHIPIIAMTAAAMKGDRERCLEAGMDDYISKPIDPEELAMALRRHAPEDSPTAAEASGETSADDATVQPNDAPEGDAPKTETGGYQIIDVDHARNRMRGCNDAFLTEIAKVLRDEAAQRVNEIKDALTANDVKVVTRGAHTLKGAAANFGAKPVVELAEQIEQLGKAEDLGPVPDLLQALKQQVERLDAELETFVNRQGPSEE from the coding sequence ATGCGTCTTAATTTACAAACCAAACTGACGATTTTCGTTGCAGTGGTCGCGTTTTTGACCGCGACGCTGGCGAATTTGACGAGTTTTCACTTCGCCAAATCGGGTCTGACCGAACAGATTCACCGGCGATTGCAGACCGCCGCACACGATCGCCAGCAGCGGGTGCTCGCCTACGTCAATCAGCAGAAAGAACGGGCGTTGCTGGTTGCCAGCCGAACCCGCCTGCGGAGGTATCTCGCCGAACGGATCGACGGCACGGTCGACGAGGCGAGGTTCCGTCAGGGTGTCGAACGGATTCTCACCGATGCCCAATCGAGTACCCCGGAGTTCTTGGCCATCTCGATCACCGACCCGCAGGGCCAAGTGATCACGACGACCGACTCAAGCTTCCTGGAGATCAACTACTCCGATCATCCCGACTATGCACAAGGCCGCATCGACGCCCATCTTGGGACCCCGTTTCGCGACGACGACGGCCGATACGTTGCCTGGCTGACGGCGCCGGCGGAAACCAACGACGACGAGTTTCTAGGGGTCGTGATGGTGCTGCTGGACGTCGATCGCTTGACCCAGATCCTGCACGATTCCACCGGGCTGGGAGATTCCGGTGAAGTGCTGATTGCATCGCGACAAGGTGACCGGTTGCACTACCTGATCCCCTCGGCAAAGCCGCACGACGACACGTCGGCGAGCCTTGAAACGGAGGCGATGAATCGAGCGATTGCGAATGATTCGGGCCAAGACATCGGCCGCTATGCGGGAACCGATGTGTTGATCGCCTGGCGACCGATCGCGTTGCAGGCCCCCGAATTCCGCAAGTGGGGCATGGTGGTCAAAATGGATTGCGAGGAAGCGTTCGCACCGATCGGCAAGCTGCGCAACATGCAATGGTTCCTGGAAGCCGCGCTGGTGCTGTTGAGCGTCCTGGGGGCGTTTGTCTTGGCCAGACGGTTCACGTCTCCGATTTCGCGACTCGCCAAAACCGCGGACATGATCGCCGGGGGTGATCGGTACGCTCGCGTCGCGGTCCATTCGGATGACGAATTGGGGCGACTGGGAACCTCGTTCAATCGCATGACCGACGAATTGGTAAGGGCTCAGGTGACGCTCGAAGATCGGGTCGAAGAGCGGACGCGGGAGTTGGCCGAATCCAATCAATATTTGCGGAAAGCGCGTGAAGAGGCGGACCAGGCGAATCGTGCCAAGAGCGAATTCTTGGCCAACATGAGCCATGAAATTCGCACGCCGATGAACGGGATCATCGGCATGTCGGACTTGTTGGAAGGCACGCCACTTTCGGCGGAACAACGTGAATACCTGGGGATGGTTCGCGGGTCGGCCGACTCGCTGCTGCGGCTGCTCAACGACATCCTGGACTTTTCTAAAATCGAAGCCGGCAAACTGGAATTGGAATCGATTGCGTTTGACCTGAGAGACACGGTGGAACGGACGGCCCGTTCGCTGGGGCATCACGCCGCAGACAAGGGTCTGGAACTGGCCTGCCGCATCGATCCGGATGCCCCGCAAGTCGTCGTCGGCGATCCCGGACGGATCCGCCAAATCATCGTGAACCTGGTCGGCAACGCGATGAAGTTCACCGAGGCCGGTGAGGTGGTCGTTGCCGTGGAACTGGAAGATCGCAACGAAACAAATGCCCAATTGCATTTTTCGGTCCGTGACACGGGAATCGGCATCCCGGAGGAAAAACTAGACAGTGTTTTCGAGTCGTTTTCCCAAGTCGACGCATCGACCACGCGTCAATACGGAGGCACCGGCCTGGGGCTTTCGATCTCCGGCCAACTGGTCTCCATGATGGGCGGCCGGATTTGGGTGGAAAGCGAACTGGGCCAAGGGACGACGTTTCACTTCAATCTGAACCTGGAAATTGGACAGCCGCTGGAACCCTCACCCCCGGCCGCGTTGGAAGACCTGGCCGGTTTGCCCGTGCTGGTCGTCGACGACAACGGCACGAATCGATTGATCTTCAATGAAATGCTTCAATCCTGGGGGCTGGCCCCGACGTGTGTCGCCGATGGGCAAACGGCGCTGGAGGAACTCGAGCGCGCCGCCGCGTCCGATTCGCCCTACCAACTGGTGCTGCTCGATTGCGTGATGCCGAACATGGATGGTTACGATGTCGCCACCAAGATGCTGGAAAACGATCAGCTTCGTCACACCAAGACCATCATCATCTCTTCGGCGACCAGCGAGGACAAACAACGATGTCGCGACCTGGGGGTGGCCAGCTATGTGACCAAACCCGTTGTCCAATCGGAGTTTCTCGACACGATCCTGAATGCCATGGTGTCGTCCGATGCCATCGTGGGCATCAGCGACACAAGCCAGGTGAAAAAATCCGATGTGGCGTTGCGTGTGCTGATGGTGGAAGACGGCTATGTCAACCAACGTGTGGCCACCGGGCTGCTGGAGCGCATGGGACACCAGGTCCAGGTCGCAAGTGACGGAAAACTCGGAGTCGAAGCCTGGCGAAAGGGCCACTTTGATGTGATCTTGATGGACTGGCAAATGCCCGTGATGGACGGGCAAGAAGCGACCGAACGGATCCGCACCGAAGAAGCGTCAACGGGAAACCACATCCCCATCATCGCCATGACGGCTGCGGCGATGAAAGGGGATCGCGAACGATGTTTGGAAGCCGGCATGGATGACTACATCAGCAAACCCATTGACCCTGAGGAACTGGCCATGGCCCTGCGGCGACACGCACCCGAAGATTCCCCGACTGCCGCGGAGGCCTCTGGCGAGACGTCGGCGGACGATGCAACCGTCCAGCCCAACGACGCCCCCGAGGGCGATGCCCCGAAGACGGAGACGGGCGGCTACCAGATCATCGATGTCGATCACGCCCGCAATCGGATGCGCGGCTGCAACGATGCGTTCTTGACGGAGATCGCGAAAGTCTTGCGGGACGAGGCGGCGCAGCGTGTCAACGAAATCAAGGACGCACTGACGGCGAACGACGTCAAAGTTGTCACCCGAGGCGCCCACACGCTCAAAGGCGCCGCGGCAAATTTTGGCGCCAAACCCGTCGTCGAACTCGCCGAGCAAATCGAACAACTCGGCAAAGCCGAAGACCTGGGCCCCGTCCCCGATCTACTGCAAGCCCTCAAACAGCAAGTCGAACGCCTGGACGCCGAACTCGAAACGTTTGTGAATCGGCAAGGACCGTCGGAAGAATGA
- a CDS encoding phytoene desaturase family protein: protein MVRYDTIVIGGGHNGLITAAYLAKAGKKVCVLERRGTLGGCATTEELYPGFRFSPAAYVVSLLLPEVIADLRLKEYGYQVLRRDPSSITFDGQGRHLVLGHDAKRNFESIAGFSKKDAEAFPAYETMLTEIAERLEPLLKTVPPQLPSRLRKAGLWDKARNLIGGLKTGSLMQTLLYEDPGAMEVLTGAADRILNRWFESDLLKGTLATDAIIGAFHGPSSPGSAYVLLHHVMGDAGGARGVWGYIKGGMGGLAAALRQACLDLKVDIKMEVEVQEILVEHNAVRGVSTSDGEVVGRSVASGVDANRTLLQLLDPRHLPDEFVRQVKNIDYSSASGKINLALDGLPDFGVDPQLLRGTIHTTPNMQFIERGYQEALAGNYSSKPVLEMTIPSNVDDSLAPPGKHVLSLFVQYAPYQLSEGRHWDDEKAGWVENCIDMLEAFAPDIRDKILFTHAMTPLDLERTYGLTGGNIMQGAMHLHQLGPSRPLIGWSDHRTPVEKLYLCGAASHPGGGVMGACGRNAAGIILSDL from the coding sequence ATGGTTAGGTACGACACAATTGTCATCGGCGGTGGCCACAACGGATTGATCACGGCAGCTTACCTGGCCAAGGCCGGTAAGAAGGTCTGTGTGTTGGAGCGTCGTGGGACGCTGGGCGGATGCGCGACGACCGAAGAGCTTTATCCGGGCTTTCGGTTTTCGCCCGCCGCCTATGTCGTCAGTTTGCTGCTGCCGGAAGTCATCGCCGATCTGCGGCTGAAGGAATACGGGTACCAGGTGCTGCGTCGCGACCCGTCATCGATCACCTTCGATGGCCAGGGCCGACACCTGGTCCTGGGCCACGACGCCAAGCGAAATTTTGAATCGATCGCAGGGTTCAGCAAGAAAGACGCCGAAGCGTTCCCGGCCTACGAGACGATGCTGACCGAGATCGCCGAACGGTTGGAACCGCTGTTGAAAACCGTACCGCCGCAGTTGCCCAGTCGGCTTCGAAAGGCCGGCCTGTGGGACAAGGCAAGGAACCTGATCGGCGGGCTGAAGACCGGTTCGCTGATGCAGACGTTGCTGTACGAAGACCCCGGCGCCATGGAAGTCTTAACGGGCGCGGCCGATCGGATTCTCAATCGCTGGTTCGAATCCGATCTGCTGAAAGGCACGTTGGCGACCGATGCGATCATCGGTGCGTTTCACGGGCCGTCGTCACCGGGCAGCGCCTACGTGTTGCTGCATCACGTGATGGGTGACGCCGGCGGAGCGCGCGGCGTCTGGGGGTACATCAAGGGCGGAATGGGAGGGCTGGCCGCGGCACTCCGCCAGGCCTGCCTGGATCTGAAAGTCGACATCAAAATGGAAGTCGAGGTGCAAGAGATCCTGGTCGAACACAACGCGGTGCGCGGCGTGTCAACCTCCGACGGCGAGGTCGTTGGCCGTTCGGTTGCCTCGGGAGTCGACGCCAACCGAACGCTGCTTCAACTGCTGGACCCACGGCACCTTCCCGACGAATTCGTTCGACAAGTCAAAAACATTGACTACTCCTCGGCCAGCGGCAAAATCAATTTGGCCCTGGACGGGCTGCCGGACTTTGGCGTCGACCCGCAACTGTTGCGAGGCACGATTCACACCACGCCGAACATGCAATTCATTGAAAGAGGCTACCAAGAAGCGCTGGCGGGGAATTACAGCAGCAAACCGGTGCTGGAGATGACGATTCCGTCCAACGTCGACGACAGTCTCGCACCGCCGGGAAAACATGTCCTGTCGCTGTTCGTCCAGTACGCCCCGTATCAATTGTCCGAGGGTCGGCACTGGGATGATGAAAAAGCCGGCTGGGTCGAAAACTGCATCGACATGCTGGAAGCATTCGCACCGGATATCCGAGACAAGATCCTGTTCACCCACGCGATGACACCGCTGGATCTGGAACGCACCTACGGATTGACCGGCGGCAACATCATGCAAGGGGCGATGCATCTGCATCAACTCGGGCCATCACGCCCTCTGATCGGCTGGTCGGACCACCGCACTCCCGTCGAAAAACTTTATCTCTGCGGTGCGGCCTCGCATCCCGGCGGCGGCGTGATGGGGGCCTGTGGACGAAACGCCGCGGGCATCATCCTGAGCGACCTTTAA
- a CDS encoding Gfo/Idh/MocA family protein gives MKRPSDSRRNFLKTSAVLSGGYWLGSTPSARAASPNEKLNVACIGVGGRGSANVSGVNGENIVAMCDVDEAKAGKRFEQFDKARKYQDFRVMLDQLDKQIDAVVISTPDHTHFHPARQAMLLGKHVYCEKPLAHTVWEVRELTKIAKKMDVATQLGNQRHANEGMARTVEAVRSGVIGEVTEVYCAVGGSRGMPDVPTEFPPVPSHLNWDLWQGPAQERPYSPEYCPYKWRFWWDYGTGETGNWGCHILDIPFWALQLKYPDRVDLDEVPGADQIDPQRTPKSMKTRLEFPAEQGHGALTLHWWHGSLGDVFKQHKTVPQKGDNTLFIGTKGTITAGFNGYKVTLNDGGHPAAAEKTIPKSPGFHQEWINACKGGPRSTCDFVDYTGPLAESVLLANTAFRAGGGFDWDAKAFKATGNDNVEQYLMSHFRKGWEVAPV, from the coding sequence ATGAAACGCCCCTCCGATTCACGACGGAATTTTCTGAAAACCTCCGCTGTCCTATCCGGCGGCTATTGGCTCGGTTCGACGCCGTCGGCGCGTGCCGCGTCGCCCAATGAGAAACTGAACGTCGCTTGCATCGGAGTCGGCGGACGCGGGTCGGCAAACGTCAGTGGCGTCAACGGCGAAAACATTGTCGCGATGTGCGACGTCGATGAAGCGAAAGCGGGCAAGCGTTTTGAACAATTCGACAAGGCTCGGAAATACCAAGATTTCCGCGTGATGCTGGATCAACTGGACAAGCAAATTGATGCCGTCGTCATCAGCACGCCCGACCACACCCACTTTCATCCCGCCCGCCAGGCGATGCTGCTGGGCAAGCACGTGTATTGCGAAAAACCGCTCGCCCATACCGTCTGGGAAGTTCGCGAGCTGACGAAAATCGCCAAGAAGATGGATGTCGCCACGCAGCTCGGCAACCAGCGACACGCCAACGAAGGCATGGCCCGCACGGTCGAAGCGGTTCGCTCGGGCGTGATCGGCGAAGTCACCGAAGTCTATTGCGCGGTCGGCGGCTCACGCGGCATGCCCGACGTCCCCACCGAGTTCCCTCCGGTCCCCAGCCATCTGAACTGGGATCTGTGGCAGGGGCCTGCGCAAGAACGCCCCTATTCGCCGGAGTACTGTCCTTACAAATGGCGTTTCTGGTGGGACTACGGGACCGGCGAAACGGGCAACTGGGGCTGCCACATTCTGGACATCCCCTTTTGGGCGTTGCAATTGAAGTATCCCGACCGGGTCGATCTGGATGAAGTCCCCGGCGCCGATCAAATCGATCCCCAACGGACTCCCAAGTCGATGAAGACGCGGTTGGAATTTCCGGCGGAACAGGGACACGGCGCACTGACGCTGCATTGGTGGCACGGATCCCTGGGCGACGTTTTCAAGCAACACAAGACGGTTCCCCAGAAAGGGGACAACACCTTGTTCATCGGCACCAAGGGCACGATCACGGCCGGGTTCAACGGCTACAAGGTCACACTCAACGACGGCGGCCACCCCGCCGCTGCAGAGAAAACGATCCCCAAGTCGCCGGGATTCCACCAAGAGTGGATCAACGCCTGCAAGGGCGGCCCCCGATCGACGTGCGACTTTGTCGACTACACCGGCCCGCTGGCCGAATCGGTGCTGCTGGCCAACACCGCGTTCCGCGCCGGCGGCGGATTCGACTGGGACGCCAAGGCCTTCAAAGCGACGGGCAACGACAACGTCGAGCAGTATTTGATGTCGCATTTCCGCAAGGGCTGGGAAGTCGCCCCGGTTTAA
- a CDS encoding putative RNA methyltransferase, translating to MMFELRCTVRNCTQPLKLRDNALRCDAGHHFDRAKAGYWSLLQPQDRKSLKPGDSDDAVLARHRWLERGLAAELVETLRPWIKSPTAGEESTPIRALDLGCGEGSFGPALFSDNPNGYCGIDLSKRAIKLAARGWPEATWVLANADRTLPAADGSVDQVISLFGRRPAEEISRVLVSGGNCIVAVPGEEDLIELRESVQHEGHRRSRWEAVVDELSATGLEFVEHRNWRQRVELEPDAIADALAMTYRAVRRSQQTRAESLTAMTVTLAADLVLLRRP from the coding sequence ATGATGTTTGAACTGCGCTGCACCGTCAGAAACTGTACCCAGCCGCTGAAATTGCGAGACAACGCGCTTCGCTGTGACGCCGGCCACCATTTTGATCGCGCGAAAGCGGGTTACTGGAGTCTGCTGCAACCGCAAGATCGCAAGTCGCTCAAACCCGGCGACTCCGATGATGCCGTCCTGGCCCGACACCGCTGGCTGGAGCGGGGGCTAGCCGCCGAGCTGGTCGAAACGCTCCGCCCATGGATCAAGTCGCCGACTGCGGGAGAGGAATCGACACCGATTCGCGCGCTGGACCTGGGCTGCGGCGAAGGCTCCTTTGGGCCGGCGTTGTTTTCGGACAATCCGAACGGCTACTGCGGCATCGACTTGTCCAAACGCGCGATCAAACTGGCCGCGCGGGGTTGGCCCGAGGCGACGTGGGTGTTGGCCAATGCGGACCGCACGTTGCCGGCCGCGGATGGGAGTGTTGATCAAGTGATTTCGCTCTTCGGCCGCCGCCCGGCCGAAGAGATTTCGCGCGTGCTCGTTTCCGGCGGAAACTGTATCGTCGCGGTGCCCGGCGAAGAGGACTTGATCGAGCTTCGTGAAAGCGTACAGCACGAAGGTCATCGCCGAAGCCGTTGGGAAGCGGTCGTGGACGAACTCTCCGCGACGGGGCTGGAGTTTGTCGAACACCGGAACTGGCGACAACGTGTCGAATTGGAACCCGACGCGATCGCCGATGCGTTGGCGATGACCTACCGCGCCGTGCGACGCTCGCAACAAACGCGTGCGGAATCGTTGACGGCGATGACCGTGACCTTGGCGGCCGACTTGGTCCTGCTGCGTCGGCCGTAG
- a CDS encoding glucuronyl esterase domain-containing protein — protein MQRHPYLLPAAMLLAVMTFTAGPSIGQETPSAWQANADLVEKLTRQRREFNYVESKVPKYTLPNPLLTRAGDLIRSPKQWNDSRRGELLELFREHVYGRRPDTDYSLRFEQTSEETQAFDGAATGRGMKAIIQIGDRSFSFPFVVFLPNNASGATPAVIHINNRYFVPLTTALEKPDPFWPVKTFIDRGYATASFHTSDVDPDKKDGYADGIRSFFADGKPPEDTAWRSLSAWGWAASRVLDHLATIDSIDASRVAVSGHSRGGKTSLWAACEDQRFAIGYSNNSGCGGAALSRRAYGETVGRITSSFPHWFCKPFSDYAGRESDLPVDQHEVIALIAPRGVYVASADEDLWADPKGEYASIVAAAPVFRLLGKDSIETTTMPPLGQQRINGQTGYHIRAGGHGLGEVDWNFFLDFADTLLK, from the coding sequence ATGCAACGACACCCGTACCTTCTCCCTGCCGCAATGCTTCTCGCCGTGATGACGTTCACGGCAGGTCCCTCCATCGGTCAGGAGACGCCATCCGCCTGGCAAGCCAACGCCGACTTGGTCGAAAAGCTGACCCGGCAACGCCGTGAGTTCAATTACGTTGAATCCAAGGTCCCGAAGTACACGTTGCCGAATCCGTTGCTGACCCGCGCGGGCGATTTGATCCGTTCGCCGAAGCAGTGGAATGACAGTCGCCGCGGTGAGCTGCTGGAGTTGTTTCGCGAGCACGTTTATGGACGCCGCCCCGACACCGATTATTCGCTGCGATTCGAGCAAACGTCAGAGGAGACGCAAGCGTTCGACGGCGCGGCGACGGGGCGTGGAATGAAAGCGATCATCCAAATCGGCGATCGCAGTTTCTCGTTTCCGTTTGTCGTCTTTCTGCCCAACAACGCCAGCGGAGCGACCCCGGCGGTGATCCACATCAACAACCGCTACTTCGTTCCGCTGACCACCGCCCTGGAAAAACCGGATCCGTTTTGGCCGGTGAAAACCTTCATCGATCGCGGCTACGCCACGGCATCGTTCCACACCTCGGATGTCGACCCCGACAAGAAAGACGGCTACGCCGATGGAATCCGTTCGTTTTTTGCCGACGGAAAGCCGCCCGAAGACACCGCGTGGCGAAGTCTGTCCGCCTGGGGCTGGGCGGCCAGTCGCGTACTCGATCATCTGGCGACGATCGATTCGATTGACGCATCACGTGTCGCGGTTTCGGGCCACTCGCGGGGCGGAAAAACGTCGTTGTGGGCGGCGTGCGAAGACCAGCGTTTCGCCATCGGCTACAGCAACAATTCGGGATGTGGCGGCGCCGCGTTGTCACGGCGTGCTTATGGGGAAACCGTCGGACGAATCACCAGTTCGTTTCCGCACTGGTTCTGCAAACCGTTTTCCGACTACGCCGGTCGCGAAAGCGACTTGCCCGTCGATCAACACGAAGTGATCGCCCTGATCGCACCGCGGGGCGTCTATGTGGCCAGCGCCGACGAAGACCTGTGGGCGGACCCGAAAGGCGAGTACGCGTCGATCGTCGCCGCCGCTCCCGTGTTCCGCTTGCTAGGAAAAGACTCAATCGAAACGACAACCATGCCGCCGCTGGGTCAACAACGCATCAACGGGCAGACCGGGTACCACATCCGCGCCGGCGGACACGGACTCGGTGAAGTGGACTGGAACTTTTTCCTGGACTTTGCCGACACGTTGCTGAAGTAG
- a CDS encoding PQQ-like beta-propeller repeat protein — MMTKYGLILSTCVLGFALVQSDAAADWPQWRGSADLGSVATGNYPSELDDQTLRWKAPLPGKGCSTPIEVDHTLYVTAPSDGVDALVAIDWSGKQQWLTKFGPEVKGKHRNGSGSNASPVSDGDAIFVYFKSGTLAAVELDGTVRWQTNLVDRFGKDTLYWDHGTSPVLTKQHVVFARMHNGESWLAAFDKQTGKIAWKEARNYQTPRECDHGYSTPLVIEHQGKESLLVWGAQHLTIHDAQDGRVVWSCGDFNPDSNQLWPVVASPVLVGDMAVVAFGRNDKGAPRLYGIRIDGSGDVTDTNHEWFRDDISTFVPSPVAYNGNVYLVRDRGEVECLDPATGKTIWSDAFPKNRNSYYASPTIAAGKLYAAREDGVVFVADVADGDFRLLSENDLKESVIGSPVPVENRIFIRGEKHLFCFSAK; from the coding sequence ATGATGACGAAATACGGCTTGATCCTGTCGACCTGTGTGCTGGGGTTCGCGTTGGTCCAGTCCGACGCAGCCGCCGACTGGCCGCAATGGCGCGGATCGGCGGACCTGGGCAGTGTTGCGACGGGCAACTACCCGTCCGAACTGGATGACCAGACCCTGCGTTGGAAAGCACCGCTGCCCGGCAAGGGATGTTCCACACCGATCGAAGTCGACCACACCCTGTACGTCACCGCGCCGAGCGATGGTGTTGATGCATTGGTGGCGATCGATTGGTCGGGAAAGCAACAGTGGCTGACGAAGTTCGGCCCCGAAGTCAAAGGAAAACATCGCAACGGCTCGGGCAGCAATGCGTCTCCGGTCAGCGACGGCGATGCGATTTTCGTGTACTTCAAAAGCGGGACGTTGGCCGCCGTGGAACTCGACGGCACGGTGCGATGGCAGACGAATCTGGTCGATCGTTTCGGCAAGGACACGCTGTACTGGGACCACGGGACGTCCCCCGTGTTGACGAAACAACATGTCGTTTTTGCCCGCATGCACAACGGCGAATCGTGGCTGGCCGCGTTCGATAAACAGACCGGCAAAATCGCATGGAAAGAAGCCCGAAATTATCAGACGCCGCGTGAATGCGACCACGGCTATTCCACACCGCTGGTGATCGAACACCAGGGAAAGGAATCGCTACTGGTCTGGGGCGCACAACACTTGACGATCCACGACGCGCAAGACGGACGTGTGGTGTGGTCCTGTGGCGATTTCAATCCCGACTCCAATCAACTCTGGCCGGTCGTGGCCTCGCCGGTCCTGGTGGGCGACATGGCCGTCGTCGCCTTTGGGCGGAACGACAAGGGCGCACCGCGACTGTACGGAATTCGCATCGACGGCAGCGGCGACGTCACCGACACGAATCACGAATGGTTCCGCGATGACATCTCAACGTTCGTCCCTTCGCCCGTCGCGTACAACGGGAACGTTTACCTGGTCCGCGATCGCGGTGAAGTCGAATGCCTCGATCCGGCGACCGGCAAAACGATCTGGAGCGACGCGTTTCCCAAGAATCGGAATTCGTACTACGCGTCTCCGACCATCGCCGCCGGAAAACTGTACGCGGCGCGGGAAGACGGCGTCGTCTTCGTCGCCGATGTGGCCGACGGTGATTTTCGATTGCTGTCCGAAAACGACTTGAAAGAGTCCGTGATCGGATCGCCCGTTCCGGTTGAAAACCGCATTTTCATCCGCGGCGAAAAGCATCTGTTTTGTTTTTCGGCGAAGTGA
- a CDS encoding Gfo/Idh/MocA family protein, translating into MNKKTQPITRRQSIKAAAAGTAAVFAAPAIVRGQNLNDKIRVAIVGMGGRAKAHAESLVDLEKESTSGVTLAGICDCDEAKLKSAETVWTERSGHKLDTYDDMRRVLDDASIDAVTFATPNHWHSLNVIWGCQAGKDVYVEKPGSHNIFEGRKMVEAARKYNRIVQHGTQCRSSPNIVEGIDKLHQGVIGDVYFARGIAYKIRGDLGKHAPRPVPDGLDWNAWCGPAPVHEFSNFQHRRWHWIWDYGNGEIGNQGVHQMDILRWGLKLDTHPVQVSSVGSNYMQENVHQSSAETPGVLSTSLKWADGKMVEFAVRDWYTNAEAGFRDKYPFVQKDFPVGTIFLGTEGTMIIPDYSSYYTFLGRNREPGPSAFEEGSPISNLPHFRNWALAVRARNPEFLSAEIEQGHHSAALCHLANIAYRVDRTLHFDPEKETFKDDAQADRLLTRPARGAFTVPDVV; encoded by the coding sequence ATGAACAAGAAGACTCAGCCGATCACGCGTCGCCAATCCATCAAAGCCGCCGCGGCTGGGACCGCTGCGGTGTTCGCCGCCCCGGCGATCGTTCGCGGACAGAACTTGAACGACAAAATCCGGGTCGCGATCGTGGGCATGGGCGGTCGCGCCAAAGCCCACGCCGAAAGCCTGGTCGATTTGGAAAAAGAATCGACCTCCGGCGTCACTCTGGCGGGCATCTGCGATTGCGACGAAGCCAAATTAAAATCTGCCGAAACGGTTTGGACCGAGCGTAGCGGTCACAAGCTCGACACCTACGACGACATGCGACGCGTGCTCGATGACGCTTCCATCGACGCGGTCACGTTTGCCACCCCCAACCACTGGCACTCGCTGAACGTGATCTGGGGCTGCCAAGCCGGCAAAGATGTGTATGTCGAAAAACCCGGCTCGCACAACATCTTCGAAGGACGCAAGATGGTCGAGGCGGCCCGCAAGTACAACCGGATCGTCCAACACGGAACACAATGTCGATCGTCACCGAACATCGTCGAAGGGATCGACAAGCTGCATCAAGGCGTGATCGGCGACGTCTACTTTGCCCGCGGGATCGCCTACAAGATCCGCGGCGACCTGGGCAAACATGCTCCGCGGCCGGTCCCCGACGGACTCGATTGGAACGCCTGGTGTGGTCCGGCGCCGGTGCACGAGTTCAGCAATTTTCAACATCGCCGTTGGCACTGGATCTGGGATTACGGCAACGGAGAAATCGGCAATCAAGGCGTCCATCAGATGGACATCCTGCGTTGGGGGCTGAAACTGGACACGCACCCGGTCCAAGTTTCATCGGTGGGCTCCAATTACATGCAAGAGAACGTTCATCAGAGCAGCGCCGAAACACCGGGTGTCTTGTCGACGTCACTGAAATGGGCCGATGGAAAAATGGTCGAGTTTGCCGTTCGCGATTGGTACACCAACGCCGAAGCAGGCTTTCGCGACAAGTATCCCTTCGTCCAAAAAGATTTCCCCGTCGGAACGATCTTCTTGGGCACCGAAGGCACGATGATCATCCCCGATTACTCCAGCTACTACACGTTCTTGGGACGCAATCGCGAACCGGGCCCGAGCGCCTTTGAAGAGGGGAGCCCGATTTCCAACCTGCCGCATTTCCGCAACTGGGCGCTCGCGGTTCGGGCACGCAACCCCGAATTCCTCTCTGCCGAGATCGAACAGGGGCACCATTCGGCCGCGCTGTGTCACTTGGCCAATATCGCCTACCGGGTCGATCGCACGTTGCACTTTGATCCGGAAAAAGAAACCTTCAAAGACGACGCCCAAGCGGACCGATTGTTGACGCGACCGGCACGCGGTGCGTTCACGGTCCCCGACGTCGTGTAA